One window of the Natronomonas marina genome contains the following:
- a CDS encoding DUF7563 family protein has translation MPECSTCGEHVSDRFIRVFGDESGVVYACPACSANAGIGEATRERSDPV, from the coding sequence ATGCCAGAATGCAGCACCTGCGGAGAGCACGTTTCGGATCGGTTCATACGAGTGTTTGGCGATGAGTCAGGCGTAGTGTACGCGTGTCCTGCTTGTTCAGCGAATGCTGGCATCGGAGAAGCGACACGCGAGCGGAGCGATCCGGTCTAA
- a CDS encoding 4Fe-4S dicluster domain-containing protein: MAIDPSFETTHEEVDRHEDHRVWTTDGEEPREDKQGIHGTHVAVDFDICIADGACLEDCPVDVFEWTDTPGHPESEIKADPTYEDQCIDCMLCVDVCPVDAIDVDPGRAGRL, from the coding sequence ATGGCTATCGATCCGAGTTTCGAGACCACCCACGAGGAAGTTGACCGCCACGAGGACCACCGGGTATGGACGACAGATGGCGAGGAACCAAGGGAGGATAAACAGGGCATCCACGGAACCCATGTCGCAGTGGATTTCGACATCTGTATCGCGGATGGGGCCTGTCTGGAGGATTGCCCCGTCGACGTATTCGAGTGGACCGATACCCCTGGCCACCCCGAGTCCGAAATCAAGGCCGACCCCACCTACGAGGACCAGTGCATCGACTGTATGCTCTGTGTCGACGTCTGCCCTGTCGACGCCATCGACGTTGACCCGGGACGTGCTGGGAGGCTCTGA